The Verrucomicrobiia bacterium genome includes a window with the following:
- a CDS encoding thioredoxin family protein, with the protein MSLTPSTMLPLGTVAPDFQLPDTNGKIVSLADFKNAPALVVVFMCNHCPYVKLIREGLAQFARDYASKGVALIGINSNDAENYPADSPAKMKEEVAAFGYVFPYLFDESQAVAKAYRAACTPDFFLFDHQHHLTYRGQFDEARPGKNAAVTGKDLRAALDAVLVGKSVMGEQKPSMGCNIKWKKNNAPDYF; encoded by the coding sequence ATGTCACTCACGCCTTCAACCATGCTGCCACTCGGCACCGTCGCGCCGGATTTTCAGTTGCCGGATACGAACGGCAAAATCGTCTCGCTGGCCGATTTCAAAAATGCCCCCGCGCTCGTCGTGGTTTTCATGTGCAATCATTGTCCCTATGTGAAATTGATTCGCGAAGGCCTTGCGCAGTTTGCCCGCGATTACGCTTCCAAAGGCGTCGCCCTGATCGGCATCAATTCCAACGACGCCGAAAATTATCCCGCCGACAGTCCCGCGAAAATGAAAGAGGAAGTTGCCGCCTTCGGCTACGTGTTTCCATATCTCTTTGACGAATCGCAAGCCGTCGCCAAGGCTTATCGCGCCGCATGCACGCCCGACTTTTTCCTGTTCGACCACCAACACCACCTCACTTATCGCGGTCAATTCGATGAAGCGCGCCCCGGCAAAAACGCAGCCGTGACCGGCAAAGATTTACGCGCCGCGTTGGATGCCGTGCTCGTGGGCAAGTCCGTGATGGGCGAACAAAAGCCAAGTATGGGTTGCAACATCAAGTGGAAGAAAAACAACGCGCCAGATTATTTTTGA
- a CDS encoding PAS domain-containing protein: protein MNPDLEYFQHLADGAPIMIWLAGKDMGCFHFNRAWLDFRGRTLQQEFGNGWAEGVHPEDLERCIQHYIGSFEKRLSFAMSYRLRHHSGDYRWILDRGVPHHDADGNFLGYYGGCAETSADATLGRIQQLHSALNQLRDFANERVVTETGALRSYAEGVESLQAETHRLVLEHRARQHAAAQIGKLAQDMLAYDHIPKGACL, encoded by the coding sequence GTGAACCCGGACTTGGAATATTTCCAGCACCTTGCCGACGGCGCGCCCATCATGATCTGGCTCGCCGGAAAGGACATGGGCTGCTTTCATTTTAATCGCGCGTGGCTGGATTTCCGCGGCCGCACTCTGCAACAGGAATTCGGCAATGGCTGGGCCGAAGGCGTGCATCCCGAAGACCTCGAACGCTGCATTCAGCATTATATCGGCTCCTTTGAAAAACGCCTTTCCTTCGCCATGAGTTACCGTCTGCGCCATCATAGCGGCGATTACCGCTGGATCCTCGATCGCGGCGTTCCCCATCACGACGCCGATGGAAATTTTCTCGGCTATTACGGCGGCTGTGCGGAAACCTCCGCCGACGCCACCCTCGGGCGCATCCAGCAACTCCATTCCGCCTTGAATCAACTCCGGGATTTCGCGAACGAGCGCGTCGTGACCGAGACCGGCGCACTTCGCAGCTATGCCGAAGGCGTCGAAAGCCTCCAAGCCGAAACCCACCGCCTCGTCCTCGAACATCGCGCCCGCCAACACGCCGCCGCCCAAATAGGCAAACTCGCCCAGGACATGCTCGCCTACGACCATATCCCCAAAGGCGCCTGTTTGTAA
- a CDS encoding cytochrome P450, translated as MNPFDGDCLPSRVSLFGFGRPTLPFPHLWNYKIPIKIFETFYWDSEQEEGSGKHNRYIYVAGMPPVLLTREPAVIKAVLANTGDKPGQFDRDTSPTAGIARATGEDSLLYSNGSIWRRQKRLSAEPFSRSNLFQPEKFHGFEQTFRETVAKRLEALRSRQLATGKKIVRVELESEVKVVMLEMLVNNFFGGHVAYEELRDRYVPAIGMLIDHMVSDTVAPRTLALLRMLTGRNAILKEKSGDFEALTDIALAGRAEGRGLWSQFKSEATNDALRSNIRVFLAGAMEATTSFASWALSHLSRRSDIQDQIYDEVKDMSVYDPDNLMRAVTLNRVLEETLRLTPALYFLPRRATADIWIETADHRKMFMPKGTQLRLDVWHANRREEFWGEAVTGYPAEMFEPKRWDVLAQKGITSKDMLHFGFGHGPRFCPGRYLGLLEVGLVLGAAVKIFKFTAVNKKAEAKAGVSTKPADGALVDLELRA; from the coding sequence GTGAACCCTTTTGACGGGGATTGCCTGCCGTCGCGAGTTTCGCTGTTTGGCTTTGGGCGGCCGACGCTGCCATTTCCACATCTGTGGAATTACAAAATTCCGATTAAGATTTTCGAGACGTTTTATTGGGATTCGGAACAAGAAGAAGGTTCTGGGAAACATAACCGATATATTTATGTGGCGGGAATGCCACCGGTGTTATTGACGCGGGAACCGGCAGTCATCAAAGCGGTGCTGGCGAACACCGGCGACAAACCCGGGCAATTTGACCGGGATACAAGCCCCACCGCGGGGATTGCCCGCGCCACTGGTGAAGATTCGTTGCTGTATTCAAATGGCTCGATTTGGCGGAGACAGAAGCGGCTGTCCGCCGAGCCGTTCAGCCGTTCCAATCTGTTTCAGCCGGAGAAGTTTCATGGCTTCGAGCAAACCTTCCGCGAGACGGTAGCCAAAAGACTTGAGGCACTTCGTTCCCGCCAGTTGGCCACAGGCAAGAAAATAGTCCGCGTGGAACTCGAGTCCGAAGTCAAAGTCGTGATGCTGGAGATGCTGGTGAACAATTTCTTTGGCGGGCACGTTGCCTATGAGGAATTACGCGATCGCTACGTTCCAGCCATCGGAATGCTCATTGATCACATGGTCAGTGATACGGTCGCGCCGAGGACCCTGGCGCTTTTGAGGATGTTAACCGGCCGCAACGCGATTCTGAAAGAAAAGAGCGGTGATTTTGAAGCCTTGACGGACATCGCGCTTGCGGGACGCGCCGAGGGACGCGGATTGTGGAGCCAGTTTAAGTCTGAGGCTACGAACGACGCACTTCGGAGTAACATCAGAGTATTCCTGGCCGGTGCCATGGAGGCCACGACCTCATTTGCGAGCTGGGCGTTATCACATTTGTCGCGCCGCTCGGATATTCAGGATCAAATATATGACGAAGTAAAAGACATGAGCGTGTACGACCCGGACAATCTGATGCGGGCGGTCACTCTCAACCGCGTTTTGGAAGAGACCTTGCGACTGACTCCCGCACTTTATTTTCTGCCGCGCCGGGCCACGGCGGATATCTGGATCGAGACAGCCGACCACCGAAAAATGTTTATGCCCAAGGGCACGCAACTCCGCCTTGATGTGTGGCACGCAAACCGGCGCGAGGAATTTTGGGGGGAAGCGGTGACGGGTTATCCGGCGGAAATGTTTGAACCGAAACGCTGGGACGTTCTCGCACAAAAGGGAATTACCTCCAAGGACATGCTGCATTTCGGATTCGGGCACGGACCGCGTTTTTGCCCGGGAAGATACCTTGGTTTGTTGGAGGTTGGGTTGGTTTTGGGAGCGGCGGTTAAAATTTTCAAGTTCACGGCGGTCAATAAAAAAGCGGAAGCGAAGGCAGGCGTGTCAACCAAGCCAGCCGACGGAGCATTGGTGGATTTGGAACTTAGAGCATGA
- a CDS encoding phosphatase PAP2 family protein has translation MNRPTKLTAAVTTGGLSVLFVIVYGSCNWVTAHRNDVGTWYYSWEHLIPFVPVMIVPYMSINLFFVSAPFLCRSREELRTFALRVAFAILIAGVCFLSMPLKLGTPVPPTSGWTGVIFDFLHRFDQPYNLAPSLHITFRTILANLFARHTKGVLRIASHIWFFLIGLSTVMTYQHHIVDVAAGFILAAVCFYLFRETNSACRKPGMTESVKS, from the coding sequence ATGAACCGGCCAACAAAGCTCACGGCAGCCGTCACTACGGGCGGGTTATCGGTGTTATTTGTGATCGTCTATGGCAGTTGCAACTGGGTTACGGCTCATCGCAACGACGTAGGAACCTGGTATTATTCGTGGGAACATCTCATTCCGTTTGTGCCAGTGATGATCGTGCCTTATATGTCCATCAACTTGTTCTTTGTGTCCGCCCCGTTCTTATGCCGGAGCCGCGAAGAATTGCGCACGTTCGCGCTTCGCGTCGCGTTTGCGATCCTGATCGCCGGGGTTTGCTTTCTCTCGATGCCGTTGAAATTGGGTACGCCGGTTCCCCCGACTTCCGGTTGGACGGGTGTCATTTTCGATTTTCTTCATCGCTTCGACCAGCCTTACAACTTGGCTCCTTCCTTGCACATCACCTTCCGAACCATTCTGGCTAATCTATTTGCGCGCCATACGAAAGGCGTTCTGCGAATAGCCAGCCACATCTGGTTCTTCCTGATTGGTCTTTCAACGGTGATGACCTATCAGCATCATATTGTGGACGTGGCCGCTGGTTTTATTTTGGCAGCCGTATGTTTTTATCTCTTCCGCGAGACCAATTCTGCTTGCCGGAAACCGGGAATGACTGAATCGGTGAAAAGTTAA
- a CDS encoding AbrB/MazE/SpoVT family DNA-binding domain-containing protein: MKVETKPDSVYFSVKGQIVIPRHLRKEFEIEAGTQAHVQATPEGILIQPVTHKFISSLRGKYKHLPVMETLKQIKQEEKAH, from the coding sequence ATGAAAGTAGAAACCAAGCCCGATTCCGTTTACTTTTCCGTCAAAGGCCAGATCGTCATCCCCCGGCACCTCCGCAAAGAATTTGAGATAGAAGCAGGCACCCAGGCCCACGTTCAGGCCACCCCCGAAGGCATCCTCATCCAACCCGTCACCCACAAATTCATCAGCAGCCTCCGCGGCAAATACAAACACCTCCCCGTCATGGAAACCCTCAAACAAATCAAACAAGAAGAAAAAGCCCATTGA
- the speA gene encoding biosynthetic arginine decarboxylase, translating into MSSPTDADQPWDIQAARNTYNIHRWGVKYFDINDAGRVVATPQQEAGAAVDITDVIEEAKARGLKFPLLIRFQDILRNRVESINLAFRNSIAEFNYQGLYRGVFPIKVNQLREVVEEILDAGKPFNFGLEVGSKPELFAGLALQNSMGSLIICNGYKDAGFIKMAMLGLKLGKKVIMVVEKLEELRHIITLSKQIGVEPLIGIRARLMSKGAGKWAESGGENAKFGLCTAELLAATELLKAENLGHCFKLLHFHIGSQVPDILTVKKAVQESARFYAKLYKMGFAIEYMDVGGGLGVDYDGSRSAFDSSTNYTLQEYTNDIVYYIADVCNAEKVPHPGIISESGRAIVAHHSVLVAEVFGAIEKIRAGSQFQYGDAEHPLVRELLDIRKNFAKLNKLEAYHDALERKDDAHQMFTLGMMDLPDKAKIENLYWEIGLAVAQSFHGQPYIPDEIRKLEDSLADQYMCNFSVFQSLLDHWALGQLFPIMPLNKLNERPTQETTLVDITCDSDGQINKFIDLRDVRDTLPLHKLNVGANGQIEPYYVGFFLMGAYQDIMGDLHNLFGRVNEVHVFLDPDEPAGYYVEEIIEGTTIGQALASVQYDENELKRLMKVQIDDAIKSDRMKPSEAMRLLDDYERGLKDYTYLTF; encoded by the coding sequence ATGAGTAGCCCGACTGACGCTGACCAGCCCTGGGATATCCAGGCCGCGCGCAACACGTACAATATCCATCGCTGGGGTGTAAAATATTTTGATATCAATGACGCGGGCCGGGTGGTGGCGACGCCGCAGCAGGAGGCGGGGGCGGCGGTGGATATCACGGATGTGATCGAGGAGGCGAAGGCGCGCGGGTTGAAGTTTCCGTTGCTGATCCGGTTTCAGGATATTTTGCGGAATCGGGTGGAGTCCATCAATCTGGCGTTTCGCAATTCGATCGCGGAGTTTAATTATCAGGGGCTGTATCGGGGGGTGTTTCCGATCAAGGTGAATCAGCTTCGCGAGGTGGTGGAGGAGATTTTGGATGCGGGGAAGCCGTTTAATTTCGGGTTGGAGGTGGGGAGCAAGCCGGAGTTGTTCGCGGGGCTGGCGTTGCAGAATTCGATGGGGAGTTTGATCATTTGCAATGGTTATAAGGATGCGGGTTTTATCAAGATGGCGATGTTGGGGCTGAAGTTGGGGAAGAAGGTGATCATGGTGGTGGAGAAGTTGGAGGAGTTGCGGCATATCATCACGTTGTCGAAGCAGATCGGGGTGGAGCCGTTGATCGGGATTCGGGCGCGGTTGATGAGCAAGGGGGCGGGGAAGTGGGCGGAGAGCGGGGGTGAGAATGCGAAGTTTGGGTTGTGCACGGCGGAGCTTTTGGCGGCGACGGAGTTGTTGAAGGCGGAGAATTTGGGGCATTGTTTCAAGTTGCTGCATTTTCACATCGGATCGCAGGTGCCGGATATTTTGACGGTGAAGAAGGCGGTGCAGGAGTCGGCCCGATTTTACGCGAAGTTGTATAAGATGGGTTTTGCGATTGAATATATGGATGTGGGGGGCGGGTTGGGGGTGGATTATGACGGGAGCCGGTCGGCGTTCGATAGTTCGACGAATTATACGCTTCAGGAGTATACAAACGACATAGTGTATTACATCGCAGATGTTTGCAACGCGGAGAAGGTGCCGCATCCGGGGATCATCAGTGAGAGCGGGCGCGCGATTGTGGCACATCATAGCGTGCTCGTGGCTGAGGTGTTTGGGGCGATCGAGAAAATTCGGGCGGGGTCGCAGTTTCAATATGGCGATGCGGAGCATCCACTGGTGCGGGAGTTGTTGGACATCCGAAAAAATTTCGCGAAGCTGAACAAGCTCGAGGCGTATCACGACGCGTTGGAGCGCAAGGACGATGCGCATCAGATGTTCACGCTGGGGATGATGGATTTGCCGGACAAGGCGAAGATCGAAAATCTTTATTGGGAAATCGGCCTGGCGGTGGCGCAGAGTTTTCACGGCCAGCCTTACATTCCGGATGAGATTCGCAAGCTCGAAGACAGTTTGGCGGATCAATACATGTGCAATTTTTCGGTGTTCCAATCGCTGCTGGATCATTGGGCGCTGGGCCAGTTGTTTCCGATCATGCCGTTGAATAAATTGAACGAGCGGCCAACGCAGGAGACGACGCTGGTGGATATCACTTGCGATTCCGACGGGCAGATCAATAAGTTCATTGACCTGCGCGATGTGCGCGACACGCTGCCGTTGCACAAATTGAACGTCGGCGCGAACGGCCAGATCGAGCCGTATTACGTCGGGTTTTTTTTGATGGGCGCGTATCAGGACATCATGGGCGACTTGCATAATCTTTTCGGCCGCGTGAATGAAGTGCATGTGTTCCTCGATCCCGACGAACCCGCCGGTTATTACGTCGAGGAAATTATCGAAGGCACGACCATCGGTCAGGCGTTGGCGTCGGTGCAATATGACGAGAATGAATTGAAGCGCTTGATGAAAGTACAGATTGATGACGCCATCAAATCCGACCGCATGAAACCTTCCGAAGCGATGCGCCTGCTGGATGATTACGAGCGCGGGTTGAAGGATTATACCTACCTGACCTTTTGA
- a CDS encoding type II toxin-antitoxin system VapC family toxin: MAKVLDSWALMAFFKGEPAAAAVETHIKKATGDKSRLYLSVINWGEIYYAMWRAGGKAAADAIAEDLSRLPLEIIEADLALTKQAAQFKATRKMSYADCFAAALAKQKNCELLTGDPEFKEVEKEIKIHWLK; encoded by the coding sequence ATGGCCAAAGTCCTCGATTCATGGGCCCTCATGGCCTTCTTCAAAGGCGAACCGGCCGCCGCCGCCGTCGAGACCCACATCAAAAAAGCCACCGGCGATAAATCGCGCCTCTATCTATCTGTCATCAACTGGGGCGAAATTTACTACGCCATGTGGCGCGCCGGTGGAAAAGCCGCTGCCGACGCCATCGCCGAAGACCTCTCCCGGCTACCCTTAGAAATTATAGAAGCCGACCTTGCCCTGACCAAACAAGCCGCCCAATTCAAAGCCACCCGCAAAATGTCCTACGCCGATTGCTTCGCCGCCGCCCTCGCCAAACAAAAAAACTGCGAACTCCTCACCGGCGACCCCGAATTCAAAGAAGTAGAAAAAGAAATCAAGATCCACTGGTTAAAATGA
- a CDS encoding RNA polymerase sigma factor, with protein MNSSSDMELVARSLSGNRDAFGLIVSRYQNLICSLAYSATGNLSQSEDLAQETFFTAWKQLAELREPAKLRAWLCGIARNLINSALRRQGREPVHRAETLEAADDSPAPERLPAEQTISNEEQAILWRSLERIPDIYREPLVLFYREHQSIEAVAQSLDLTEDAVKQRLSRGRKLLQEEVAAFVEGALRQSAPGQAFAGAVLSALPLKTVTLASTGAAGATAAKSGGILSFITLPFIGIFGSAFGSIWAIRNATNPVQKSMLKRGLGGIWLAVAYVIAAQMIAGVARQHWHWTPHVYALVQTGIFWLFGFFLLTCQVVFFNHHRQMRLLREHGAAAGTGGGGWQIASQKNLFAGLRGLLAWSAMMVGGLAWLVGVAYDAGDSLAVGIIMTVGAICVAWPVLLNSWLGENGAKFSRLSFVPATLMYGVMLVMVNWRLDLWIATGNGSRNGMGLAAAHELLPMWVIHAGTALLVLWVAVLIAIMAPKKSVTE; from the coding sequence ATGAATTCGAGTAGCGACATGGAGTTGGTTGCCAGAAGTTTATCGGGCAATCGCGATGCCTTCGGGCTAATCGTGTCGCGCTACCAAAACCTCATTTGCTCGCTGGCTTACAGTGCCACGGGCAATTTATCGCAGAGCGAAGACCTTGCTCAGGAAACCTTTTTCACCGCGTGGAAGCAGCTTGCCGAATTGCGTGAACCAGCGAAGTTGCGCGCCTGGCTTTGCGGCATTGCCCGCAATCTTATCAATAGCGCCTTGCGCCGGCAAGGCCGCGAACCGGTGCATCGCGCGGAGACGCTCGAAGCCGCCGATGATTCTCCCGCGCCCGAACGCCTGCCCGCCGAGCAAACCATTTCGAACGAAGAACAGGCGATTCTGTGGCGTTCGCTTGAACGCATCCCGGATATTTATCGCGAGCCGCTCGTGTTGTTTTATCGCGAGCATCAATCCATTGAAGCGGTCGCGCAAAGTTTGGACCTGACCGAAGACGCCGTGAAACAGCGGCTCTCGCGCGGGCGCAAATTATTGCAGGAAGAAGTCGCGGCGTTTGTTGAAGGCGCATTGCGCCAGAGCGCGCCGGGCCAGGCGTTCGCGGGTGCGGTGCTTTCGGCATTACCACTCAAGACTGTCACGCTCGCGAGCACGGGCGCAGCCGGGGCGACGGCGGCGAAGAGCGGCGGCATTCTTTCTTTTATCACGCTGCCGTTCATCGGGATTTTTGGTTCCGCGTTCGGTTCCATCTGGGCGATTCGCAACGCGACCAATCCGGTTCAAAAAAGCATGTTGAAACGCGGGCTCGGTGGAATCTGGCTCGCCGTGGCTTATGTGATCGCCGCGCAAATGATCGCTGGGGTCGCACGCCAGCATTGGCACTGGACACCGCATGTTTATGCACTGGTGCAAACCGGGATCTTTTGGCTGTTCGGATTTTTCCTGCTGACCTGCCAGGTGGTGTTTTTCAATCACCATCGCCAAATGCGGCTGCTTCGCGAACACGGCGCTGCGGCCGGAACGGGCGGTGGCGGCTGGCAAATCGCTTCGCAGAAAAATCTTTTTGCCGGGTTGCGAGGCTTGCTGGCGTGGAGCGCGATGATGGTCGGCGGCTTGGCGTGGCTCGTGGGCGTTGCCTATGATGCCGGCGACAGTCTGGCGGTGGGCATCATCATGACGGTTGGCGCGATTTGCGTCGCGTGGCCGGTGCTGCTCAATTCGTGGCTCGGGGAAAACGGCGCAAAATTTTCGCGCCTCTCGTTCGTGCCGGCGACGTTGATGTATGGCGTGATGCTGGTGATGGTCAACTGGCGGCTGGATTTGTGGATAGCCACCGGCAATGGCTCACGCAACGGAATGGGTTTGGCCGCGGCTCACGAACTGCTGCCGATGTGGGTCATTCACGCGGGCACGGCGTTGCTCGTGCTGTGGGTTGCGGTGTTGATCGCCATCATGGCACCTAAAAAATCAGTGACTGAATAG
- a CDS encoding DUF2585 family protein, whose protein sequence is MEATWELLENSPLIINRYRSVTISLGYAGDSILNSCSDILMMCLGYLFAARVPVWVSVVAVLAMEVGCLFWVRDNLTLNVIMLIYPIEAIKHWQSAGHPMT, encoded by the coding sequence ATCGAGGCCACCTGGGAACTCCTCGAAAACTCCCCTCTCATCATCAACCGCTACCGCTCCGTCACCATCTCCCTTGGCTACGCCGGCGACAGCATCCTCAACTCCTGCAGCGATATTCTTATGATGTGCCTGGGCTATTTGTTCGCGGCGCGAGTTCCGGTTTGGGTGAGTGTGGTGGCGGTTCTGGCGATGGAGGTCGGTTGTCTGTTTTGGGTGCGGGATAATCTGACGTTGAATGTCATTATGCTGATTTATCCGATTGAAGCGATTAAGCATTGGCAATCCGCGGGTCATCCGATGACGTAG
- a CDS encoding HNH endonuclease signature motif containing protein → MYIFSIAITRHIHLARYGRLGKTKLAQTIPLRFNPPNLAMPERGAEKSTQRHNQPWTREEHILAFNLYCKIPFGTIHTGNPQVIELARLLGRTSSSIALKLTNFARLDPALQSRGVGGMKHGAKGEEEVWQEFAAHPEALAFESEELLAQRLGKPIEEVADLSRDDIPREGVEREAIVRLRVNQKFFRDRILSAYNFRCCVTGLTVRPLLTASHIIPWSEDKKNRLNPKNGLCLMGGCGLGSMSVGFW, encoded by the coding sequence GTGTACATTTTTTCGATAGCCATAACTCGCCATATACACCTGGCCAGGTACGGGAGACTTGGCAAGACCAAACTTGCCCAAACCATTCCACTCCGCTTTAATCCACCGAACTTAGCTATGCCTGAGAGAGGTGCAGAAAAATCAACGCAAAGGCACAACCAACCGTGGACGCGCGAGGAACACATCCTCGCCTTTAACCTCTATTGTAAAATCCCCTTCGGCACCATTCACACGGGTAATCCGCAAGTCATTGAACTTGCGCGACTCCTTGGCCGTACTTCCAGTTCGATTGCCTTGAAACTCACAAATTTCGCCCGGCTTGATCCCGCGTTACAATCACGCGGCGTCGGCGGAATGAAACACGGTGCCAAAGGCGAAGAAGAAGTCTGGCAAGAATTCGCCGCGCACCCTGAAGCTCTGGCATTTGAAAGCGAAGAACTACTCGCGCAACGACTCGGAAAACCCATCGAGGAGGTTGCCGATTTAAGCCGAGACGATATTCCCCGCGAAGGCGTCGAACGCGAAGCCATCGTCCGCCTTCGCGTAAACCAGAAATTTTTCCGCGACCGAATTCTATCCGCCTACAACTTCCGCTGCTGCGTCACCGGCCTAACCGTCCGACCTTTGCTTACGGCCAGCCATATAATCCCGTGGTCAGAAGACAAAAAGAATCGTCTCAACCCCAAAAACGGACTCTGCCTAATGGGAGGATGCGGTTTGGGTTCCATGAGCGTCGGGTTTTGGTGA